TCGCGCACTTTTCGGGTGGTAATGGATTTATTAACGATCGCCTTTATGAAAAAGTTCTTGACTCGCCCAATGCACGTTTTTGGGCTATGGGGCTTGATTTCTATGCTTTCAGGAGGTGCGATCGGTGTTTATTTGACTTGGGTAAAATTAGCTTTGGGTCAAGATATTGGCGATCGCCCTTTGTTAATTTTGGCTGTTCTTCTGTTAGTAACAGGGGTGCAGTTATTCTGCTTTGGTTTGCTGGCAGAGTTACTGATGCGTACCTACCATGAATCCCAAGGACGTCCTATATATCGAGTACGGGAGGTTGTGACAGCCAAGGAAGTTGAGTAATTCAGTTATCAGTTATCAGTTATCAATACTGTTAACTGTTAACTGTAGCCTGCGGCAAGCCGCTACGCCTCTACACTGATTCCTAACCAACAACTGGCAACAACTAACAGGACTTAGACAAAAATTAAGCCCAAAAAAAGCCGAAACTGGCTTTAAAAGCAGCAAATACGTTACGATTGAAGCTCAGCCAATCGAAAATTTGAGATTTGTCTGTGATATTCCAATACTAATTGGCAAAGTTTTGATACTCGTCTACATAGTTGTGAGACTTGTTCACAAGATTCTAATACTGACTAACAATATTTTGATACTCATTTACGAAGTTCTAATCCTCGTTGACGAAGTTCTAATATCAAGTCGCATGATTACTTACAATTCCCTTTTACCTCACCCCGCCTTCGGCACCCCTGTTCTTACTAAGGAGAGGGGATGGGGGGTCCCCTCTGGGGAACTCGGGGCCCCCACTCCCTTAAGGGAGTGGGGATTAGGGGTGAAGGGGCTGTTCTTGTGAGGTTTTTTATTCTAAGTGATTAACCGAACTTGATATAATTCTCGGATTTGAATAATTTACATTAAGATGTCGACTCTTAAAGACTCAATGTTGACTTTCAAAGACTCGAAACATCCTGGCAATTTCTAGAAAAGCAGTCTTCTGCACTCAACTTTTATATCCAACACTATACCCAACACAACTTTTTCCCCTTTGTTTCGCTTTCCACCTGCTTCTAAATTCCATGACTCTTCCCAATCACCCAATGACGCCGGAAAAACCTTGCTAAAGAAGACTCTTCCAGCGATAAAAAAATCGGGCGTCCGTGGGGACAAGTGCGGGGGTTGCGAGTGCGTTGCCAATCATCTAAAATTTGCTGCATTTCTGGCAAGGAAAGAGGTGTACCATTGCGAATGGCACTGCGACAAGCAACAGCTACTTGTGCAGTTTGTAAGTCACCTCCCCGACTCAGTTCTAAAATTGCATCTGCACAGTCATCTCGCTGCTGTAACATTGCGGGTACGCTGCGGATTGCCCAAAGTTGTTCACCAAAGGGTTCAATATCTAAACTAATACGTTGTAGCTGAGATACTTGCACTGATGATAATTGATAGAGAATAATCGGTGGTTCGATGGGAACTATTTGCCAGCGATCGCACAATTGCTCATACAATATGCGTTCATGGGCTATATGCTGTTCCACTAACCACAAACCTCCAGGATGTTCGGCAACTATATAAGTATTGTTAACTTGCCCTACGGCTTTGAGGGTGTGGGAAGTAGAGGGATTCTGGGGAGTATGAGGATTGGAAGGATTAGTGTTATAAGCACCAGTTTCTTCCGCAACTTTGATTAATTTTCTCACTCTACTAGTGTGAACTACCTCTTGAATCGTATCAGAGTTGATGCGCAGTGCTTGTTCAATCGCTTGGCTGACTTGCTGTTGCCAATAACTCAAGTCATTGAGGTAAATTTCTGTTTTAGCTGGGTTGCGGTTCCAGTTGATTTGATCTGGGCAAATCAATAAATGTAGACAACAAACCGGGTAGCGATCGCGTGGCAATGTTCTGTGAAATGCTCCTAAGATAGTTTGTTCTAATTCTGGTGCTTTTACCATTCTGCCGTTTATCGCTATTCGCAGCCAATCTGGACGATGGCGATGGCAACGATCAGGCAATCCCACAACTATATTTAAGAAATTTTGTTGAGAATTGGACAATTCTAGTTGCAATTCTTGTAAGTCACCTGGACGCACTTGCTGCAGAAGTTGCGGTATAAGTTTTCCCATTGTGGGGGCAGGAGAGATGGTGAACCATTCCCGGTCATTTTGCCAAACTTGCCAAGCAACTTGGGGGTGACAAAGGGCAATTTGGTAGATTGCTGCTTGCACTGCTTTCATTTGCTGTGCTAGTGCTGGTAATCCCTGACGCCTGGCTATACAACTACCAAAGAGATTGGAGACTGTGACAACTGTACCAGGTGCGATCGCAGCGACTTGTTGTTCTAGTATTTGCCCTCCATAGCCGTACACTACTCGCCAACCGACCCCCCTTTCCATCCCTCCCATCAACGCCGGGGATACAGGGGGGGTTTTTGTCAACGCGGGGGATATAAGTGCAGATGGACAACTCAAGATTTCTAATTCTGCCAAAGTCGTCAAACTGTGCAATGCTTCACCACGAAATCCCAAACTAGTGATTTTCCATAAATCTGCACAGCTACGAATTTTACTAGTACTATGAGCTGATGCTGCTCGCTGTAAGTCTTCCAAGTTCATGCCGCAGCCATTATCAGCAACTCGCACTCGCCATTGTTCGGGCCACAGAGAAACCACGATCCGCGTTGCGCCTGCATCAAGCGAATTTTCTACTAGTTCCCGCACAACAGCTGCTAAAGAGTCTATTACCTCTCCAGCTGTAATTAAATGTACGACTTCTTTTGGTAAAACTTGGATTGTGGATACCATAAAGTCTAGTTTAGGCGAGGAGTTAATTAGTTTAGCATCTAAATAATTTTTCTTATATTTCTATATAAAAATTTATATTTTTTAAGTTAATTTAATTCAAATTTATCAATTTTAAGAAAAATATTTATTCTTTTTAAAAAAAGCTCGAGAAAAATAAATTTTTTGATAGATTGCTGTTTATGGTGAAAATCAACTAACTTTTAGGCAAAAACAATTAATTAGGTGGCTATTATGCTTGATTCTGTTGCACACGACTTGAAATCTCGTCTGGAATTGGGTCAACCTGGTTTTACAATAGTGGATGTGCGCGATCGCAACATCTACAATACAGGTCATATTACAGGAGCAGTACCCATTCCCTTAACTGATTTGGCAAGCCGTGCCAAAACAGCTTTCCATAGCAAGCGTGAGATTTTTGTTTATGGTGAAAACGATGATCAAGCAGCCCAAGCGACACAGATGCTAAAAGAGGCAGGGTTTGCTTATGTTTGTGAAATCAAAGGTGGCTTGTCTGCCTGGAAAGCAGTTGGAGGTGCAACAGTAGGAGTATAAGGAGAAAGGGAAACGGGTACAAGGAGGACAAGCCAGACAAGGGAAGGGAGAATTATTTAACAAGTCTCTTCCCAATCCCCGATCCCCAATTCCCTGTCCCCGATCTAATTTTGCATCGCTACAAGTTTACTATCTTCATCATTTAGCAACCCATTTAACAAGGATGCTGGACGTTGACCATAAGGCCAAGCAAAAGCATGACGGAAAGCAGCATCCTGACAAGCTTGCAGTTGTTGAAAGTTAATGATGTCGTAGGTGAGAAGATTTTCGTATTCAAACGGTAAACGGACGTTATGTAGTCCGGCGTTGTCTGTACAAATGGCAATATCTACGCCAGCAGTAAAACAACGGTCAAAAACAACCTTAAGTTGCCGGATATCCTCTAAAGTACCTGTTTTCAGGTAAGTTGTCGGACAAACTTCTAAGCATTGATTGCGTTTCGCTAAATCTGGAAGTAATTCGGGGTATAACAAAGGAATTTGGATACCGTGACCAATTCGCATTAGATAAGGTAATAGTTCTGAGTAACAACCAGCAGTCGTTTCGTAAAGATGTCCTGTTGTGCCAATTCCTAGAGACAGGGCATATTCGTATAACTCTACCCATTCTTCTAAGCGATCGCCATAATAGTTATCCCCGCCTGCCACGTCTACTGCACAAACATACTGCTTATTTTGTGCGGCTAAATCTACAATCGCTTTGTTCACCTCATAGGGTAGGCGCGAATGCATACAAAGAATTTGACTAGTGACAATCGGATACTCAGGTAGTTTGCTTGCCTTACCCACCACTTCAACAATTTCCGCCATTTTGTCAATTCTTTCTGATTGACTCAGATGTTCTGGTGTCCGCAGATAAGGTGTGTAACGTAATTCTAAATAAGCCAAATTTTCAAATATATAAGCACCCCGCAGCAGACGATAAATAAAATAGGGTAAGGTTTCTACAGTTTGTACACTTTCAACAAGAGTGTGTAACTCTAAATACTCATCCAAAGTATTACGCGGACGTGTGTAAAACTCTTCAAAATCTCCATAGTTAGCAAACCGAGAAATTAACTCAGAACAATGACGTTCAAAGTATCGCCATAAAACTCTTGGTACAACCGAACCACCAAGGTGTCTGTGTAACTCTGCATATAAAGCCATAGTAGTGTATTTAGAAAAATTTTTAATTATTATTAACAGTAACAAATAAAAAAACAACCTGCTTTTGGATAATTTTTTTGTAAGTATCTTTAATTACTTTTGTTGACTGCGGCAATTGTCAGTAATAATTATTTCGCCGTACAAGGTTTTGATAGAAATGCTTTTACTCCTAACCCTTGTAATTCGACTATATTTTGTTGTGAGGACTTTTCATTATTAGTAATCATTTTGACATTAGGATTAATTCTTTGTAGGGTGCGGATCACGACGCTCGGAAATAAAATATTTAGGATCTCC
Above is a genomic segment from Fischerella sp. JS2 containing:
- a CDS encoding adenosine deaminase; this translates as MALYAELHRHLGGSVVPRVLWRYFERHCSELISRFANYGDFEEFYTRPRNTLDEYLELHTLVESVQTVETLPYFIYRLLRGAYIFENLAYLELRYTPYLRTPEHLSQSERIDKMAEIVEVVGKASKLPEYPIVTSQILCMHSRLPYEVNKAIVDLAAQNKQYVCAVDVAGGDNYYGDRLEEWVELYEYALSLGIGTTGHLYETTAGCYSELLPYLMRIGHGIQIPLLYPELLPDLAKRNQCLEVCPTTYLKTGTLEDIRQLKVVFDRCFTAGVDIAICTDNAGLHNVRLPFEYENLLTYDIINFQQLQACQDAAFRHAFAWPYGQRPASLLNGLLNDEDSKLVAMQN
- a CDS encoding rhodanese-like domain-containing protein, with amino-acid sequence MLDSVAHDLKSRLELGQPGFTIVDVRDRNIYNTGHITGAVPIPLTDLASRAKTAFHSKREIFVYGENDDQAAQATQMLKEAGFAYVCEIKGGLSAWKAVGGATVGV
- the mutL gene encoding DNA mismatch repair endonuclease MutL; its protein translation is MVSTIQVLPKEVVHLITAGEVIDSLAAVVRELVENSLDAGATRIVVSLWPEQWRVRVADNGCGMNLEDLQRAASAHSTSKIRSCADLWKITSLGFRGEALHSLTTLAELEILSCPSALISPALTKTPPVSPALMGGMERGVGWRVVYGYGGQILEQQVAAIAPGTVVTVSNLFGSCIARRQGLPALAQQMKAVQAAIYQIALCHPQVAWQVWQNDREWFTISPAPTMGKLIPQLLQQVRPGDLQELQLELSNSQQNFLNIVVGLPDRCHRHRPDWLRIAINGRMVKAPELEQTILGAFHRTLPRDRYPVCCLHLLICPDQINWNRNPAKTEIYLNDLSYWQQQVSQAIEQALRINSDTIQEVVHTSRVRKLIKVAEETGAYNTNPSNPHTPQNPSTSHTLKAVGQVNNTYIVAEHPGGLWLVEQHIAHERILYEQLCDRWQIVPIEPPIILYQLSSVQVSQLQRISLDIEPFGEQLWAIRSVPAMLQQRDDCADAILELSRGGDLQTAQVAVACRSAIRNGTPLSLPEMQQILDDWQRTRNPRTCPHGRPIFLSLEESSLARFFRRHWVIGKSHGI